In Clostridium thermosuccinogenes, the genomic stretch AGCAATTCCTCTATGGTATCCCGAGGAACGGCAAGAGCTTCCGACGTATACCTCATGAAAGGGGATGAAAATTCCAAGGTTATCAAGCTTCAAAAGGATTTGAAAACCCTTGGGTATTTTACCGTAACACCTACCGGCTACTATGGAGACATCACCTATGAAGCGGTAAAAAAGCTGCAAGCTGCGCATAATCTGAAACAGGACGGTATAGTGCATACCAGCACCCTGAAGCTTATTGAAAAGCTGGTAAAGGAAAAAGAGGAAGCGGATAAAGCTGCAGCAAAACAGGCCCAAAGCGATAAGGCTTCAAAACCGGCAGAAGTGGCTAAACCATCCGAAACCGCAAACAGCGGGAAAAAAGCCGAAGATTACATGATGCCATGGTTTGGCGGTGTAGAGAGCTTCTTTGCTCGTGGAGAGACAGCTACGGTATATGATATTAAATCGGGTAAAAGCTTTAAAATAAAAAGGACCTACGGTACCAATCATGCAGATTGTGAGACTCTGACGGCGGAAGATACAAAAATCATGAAGCAGATATACGGCGGCCAGTGGAGCTGGGAAAGAAGGCCGGTAATAGTGACGGTGAATGGGAAAAAGATTGCCGCATCCATGGCCGGAATGCCTCATGCAGGGGTGGACAGTGAACCGGCAAATGCATATGTCAGCAAAAGAAGCGGAGATTATGGAGCTGGTACCAACCTTGATACAGTAAAAGGCAACGGCATGGACGGCCACTTTGATATTCACTTTTTAAACAGCAAGACTCATGGTACGGGTAAAGTGAATGCAGATCACCAGAATGCTGTAAAGGAAGCTGCAAAATGGGCAGCAAGTAATTATTAAACCATATAGGAAAGCAATTGCCGCACAGGCTGCGGTTAAAATATCATAACGGCAAGGGAAAGGGAGATTCATCAATACTAAACCAAAGTATTCATGGGTCTCCCTTTTTTTATGCATAGGATGCTGTTTCCATGTAACATGATTGGGTTCGTTTATTGTTGATCTATCAGATTTCGGGATGATGAGAAAAATCACAGCAGTACTTTCAAAAAAGCTTACAGGCAAGTTGGATTTATATGGACTAAAAATATTATTGAATAAAGAAGTGAATAAAGAACAACCTGTATAGTATTCGACAGCAGGGATTTAGGCTTTGTGAAGCATAACATTATATGGTATACTTACTATAAAATTAGAAAATTGACTATGGAGGTGGAATCATGTCAATTAAGACAGTTAATACCAATAAAGCTCCGGCGGCCATAGGCCCTTATTCTCAGGCAATAATTTCAGGGAACACCGTATTTACATCCGGACAGATACCCATAGACCCCGCTACCGGTGAGGTGGTCAACGGAGGGATAGAAGCCCAGACAAGGAGGGTGCTGGAAAACCTGAAAGCTGTGTTGGAGGCGGCGGGTACCAGCATGTCCAATGTGATAAAAACCACAGTTTTTATCAATGATATGGGAAACTTTGCTGTTGTAAACAGTATATATGGTGAGTATTTTTCTGCTCCCTATCCTGCCAGGTCCTGTGTCGAAGTATCAAAGCTGCCAAAGGGCGTTGAAATCGAGATTGAAGCGGTTGCGGTTATAGACTGATGCAGTATTGATATGTAACCTGCAATTTCATGGCATATGTCATGGGGTATGGACATGATTAAAGAAAGTGAAAAGTGACCTTATCAGCGCCTGTGAATGCCTGTGGCTACTGCAGGTTATCATGCCGATGAAGCAGGAAGCTTGCGGTTTTGGCCTTGGTAGACGACTACATAATTTTGATGCAATTGATGAATATTATTTGTGACAGACACCGTTAAACGGTAAAACCTTGATATTCAATGAAGAGATGCATTATATCTGGTTTACAAGGAGAAGAATATGGGTTTTTACGAGCAAATAAGCAAATATTACGATTATATTTTTCCTGTAGGACAGTCACAGCTGAATTTTATCAAGAAGGCGGCCGGGACTCCCCCCGCGAGGGTTCTTGATGTGGCATGCGGTTCCGGAGGCTATACCGCAGAGCTGTCGAAAAGCGGATATGAGCTTACAGCGGTGGACATTGATGCGGAAATGGTGAACAGGGCAAAGCAAAAGCTGCAGTCGGAGAAGCTTTCAGCCGATGTATTGAGATGCGACATGAAAGAGCTGGAAGAGAAGCTGTCCCCTGGGTTTGACTGCATATTCTGCATAGGGAACTCCATTGTACACCTGGAAAGCTGCGATGCGATTCTGAAGGTTCTCAAGCAGATGAATAAGCTCCTGTCAGATAAAGGGGCCCTGGTGCTGCAGATTATCAATTATGACAGGATTATAAAGTATAACGTTGATGAGCTGCCTCCCATCATCAATGAGGATATTGGCTTGGAGTTCCTGAGGAAATATGAATTTACGGATGACCGGAAATATATAAATTTTAACACCACCTTGACTATAAGGAATGGAAGGGAACCTTTAAAGTATAAAAACTCCGTTAAGCTTTTGCCTCTCATGAGCGGGACCATGCGTGAGCTTTTAAATAAGGCGGGTTTTGAAAAAGTTGAGTTTTTCGGGGATTTTAATTATTCTCTCTATGATGAAGATTCTTTCATGTTGGTAGTCAAGGCTGGAAAATAGGCTGTACGAAATCTCACGGCAGGCGGCAATTTTTGCCGCCTGCGATTTTACTCCGATTGCCTGAAAAAGCATAGCGCTGCTGATTCTGTGTTAATGCGTCTGCAGCGTCTGCTGACAGTTATGACACCTCATTCCTAAGAGCCGATGTGGTACCAACATCATGCAGCCGTATTCTACCAGTAACTCCATAGTACATTTCACAGGTACAACAGCCAACTTTACATCTTGTTCCAATGCTTTTTGCTTTTAGCAGTTTATTTATTTTCTATCCTCGGTATGCCAAATCCTGTATTCTTTCTATGGTATCCTCTGCTGTCATATCGGAATTATCTATAATGTCAAATTGATGCTGATCAAAAACCAAAACATCGTAAAAATGCTTTATCCATTTTTCCGGTGTAATGCTGGTATGGCAAGTTCTTGTCTGACACCGTTCTACGGCAACCTGATATTGGGGTTTAAGAAGAATTAACTTGTATTTAAGATTTCGGGATTCAAATATTTCTACAAACTTTTTATAATCTTCTGGCAAAATAACATGGGACAAGACAATGTTTTTACAGAATAATGATAGGATATCAATTTCGCATATGATTTCCTCAGTCAATTCGTTCCATTCATACTGTTTGGTTCCTTTTTTATGTCGGAGCGATTGTATAGCACAATCGCCGTCAACGGTAAGCCAACCCTTATCGGCAAAAAGCTCTGCAATGGTAGTCTTACCGCTGCCACAGGTGCCATTGAGAACAATGATATTGCCTCCGTTACAAGTGTGAGTGACTGCCACTTCTGCTCCACAGAGTTTACAAGTGGGCAGTATGGGCGAAATACTTATGTTCTGCTTCCTCAAGCTTTCATTATATATTTTTACATTATCTTTTGTAATATTTCCACAATTCGGGCAATCAATCATAATTATCACTCACTTCGAAAATCGGTTAGCCATCAAGTTCACATCA encodes the following:
- a CDS encoding RidA family protein translates to MSIKTVNTNKAPAAIGPYSQAIISGNTVFTSGQIPIDPATGEVVNGGIEAQTRRVLENLKAVLEAAGTSMSNVIKTTVFINDMGNFAVVNSIYGEYFSAPYPARSCVEVSKLPKGVEIEIEAVAVID
- a CDS encoding class I SAM-dependent methyltransferase, yielding MGFYEQISKYYDYIFPVGQSQLNFIKKAAGTPPARVLDVACGSGGYTAELSKSGYELTAVDIDAEMVNRAKQKLQSEKLSADVLRCDMKELEEKLSPGFDCIFCIGNSIVHLESCDAILKVLKQMNKLLSDKGALVLQIINYDRIIKYNVDELPPIINEDIGLEFLRKYEFTDDRKYINFNTTLTIRNGREPLKYKNSVKLLPLMSGTMRELLNKAGFEKVEFFGDFNYSLYDEDSFMLVVKAGK
- a CDS encoding peptidoglycan-binding domain-containing protein, with the translated sequence MQYRRYVFGSVLAAAITSVFYFASLTTSPVDNITESNKAVESSAADAGTETGQPLQLFSADAGDSAANSITGDTANSAADDTTKSTADSITNNTAESATKRASDIITDSTEGAGSVSIMAENGTRSDAHSQNPKKAEDQAGSASKSMKQANSNSSMVSRGTARASDVYLMKGDENSKVIKLQKDLKTLGYFTVTPTGYYGDITYEAVKKLQAAHNLKQDGIVHTSTLKLIEKLVKEKEEADKAAAKQAQSDKASKPAEVAKPSETANSGKKAEDYMMPWFGGVESFFARGETATVYDIKSGKSFKIKRTYGTNHADCETLTAEDTKIMKQIYGGQWSWERRPVIVTVNGKKIAASMAGMPHAGVDSEPANAYVSKRSGDYGAGTNLDTVKGNGMDGHFDIHFLNSKTHGTGKVNADHQNAVKEAAKWAASNY
- a CDS encoding dephospho-CoA kinase translates to MIDCPNCGNITKDNVKIYNESLRKQNISISPILPTCKLCGAEVAVTHTCNGGNIIVLNGTCGSGKTTIAELFADKGWLTVDGDCAIQSLRHKKGTKQYEWNELTEEIICEIDILSLFCKNIVLSHVILPEDYKKFVEIFESRNLKYKLILLKPQYQVAVERCQTRTCHTSITPEKWIKHFYDVLVFDQHQFDIIDNSDMTAEDTIERIQDLAYRG